atcgataggttaaacaaatgtttcaaaatttgttgtgttattgttttgtctataaattacaaaatttattgaattcatatatttaattattgcacccttaaatgctattttattaagacaatagagaactatgttttgagttgttttgtcaaaattgtacaaaaaatctatgttttttcatatttgtcacaaaaatttatatgttaaacttacttttacaaaattcttaattttgtcacgaaaacaaaaatcgatgatttttcatatttgtcaatgttctcacactttcaaagaatatattagcttagtcacttacttatttttttttacaaaacaaagtatcggagtcttgaaagttgaatccatattattgtaaatgtacataagagtttgtgattacatatttagtgattcttgtatatgtgtccaagaaagtttcaatggcttagtggtatctgtcttatatttatgtaatactaacccgggttcgatcttgtcctttgcattgttttttcattttttatgaaaaataaataagatgacGAGACAACTTCGGACTCtctgattggacgattttttgTGCCTACGTGGATACTCTAAGAGGAGCTTATATAtcctccttttagtatagtatagattatgaTACTATCTAAAAGATCAACATTTTAGGTGATTATTGTTATTTTCTCCGGTGAATTCTCTGTTATGTTATTTcctatttttatacaaataactgaagaagaaaaagggaCAATCACAGCTTTATTCCTTACTGATGtcaattaaaaatgaatttaagcCACACCAACtaatataatttcttttatataacgaccaagtaatatatatatatataatacatatagcTTTTTAATCCACCACAACAACATCTTCAAACTCtaaattatcaaataatatatacataatacatcgTTGGTATATCACAACGTCTTGATCTACTCGTCATTAAGAAGTCAACTCCAGCTTTTGGCGTCCGCGTTTGGGACAATCAAGTCGCAGATCAGAGAAAAAGGCATGAGAGAAAGTTTGGGAGTTTATGAaagtgtttaaattttttaattcagCCAATTCGTTTTAAAAGACTATGAGCTTTGTATTTCACTTCATCTGAATCAATATCCGAAAATGAAGAATAATCTGTAGCCTTAATCTTCATGCTCAAGCTTCTGCCACAGCCGCTGCAGCCACTTAAGTGGCGTCCAGCTTTTTGGATGGCTCGCCATCCGATTGCACAAGGCAATTTGATGCAGCACCAGAGAATGCAAAGAGGACAATAGACGCATAAGCAGCAAACGTTAAACACGACCTCTGATGGACCTGTTAGATCTGCGTTTGAGTTTGCTGTCACGAGCTGAGACATTGTAGGCGAAGCGGATATTGGTTTCTTTGCTCGATTTTCTTCTTGCATTCCCCCTTGGAGTAATTTTTTGTGGTCGTTCATCTTGTTCTTGAAGAGAAAACTCAAAGGTTCTTGATGGTTTTAAATGTTAATGAGTTATTTCTTAATGAGGACGGTTCtcgttttattaattatataattttaacactTGTTATTTTATTGGTTTCTTATTTGATACTTTCTTCTGTCGCTTTACAAACTATATAAAATTGGAGACGGTTTTACGTGGAAAGACTGACGAATTAGCTGACATAAATAAAAGGcatcttataatatatatacattcaaGTCATGTCACTATTATCCCCCAATATTGATATACATTTTTGAATCATTCAAAACCACTGGAAgtgaaatttattatatataaacttaaactAGAATCTGCAAAACCGTGGCCACAAAGAAAACTTTTAATGATTCACTAACTTTCTCTATCTTTCGTCTTAGAGAAattgctttttattttttttcatttaaagtTGCTTTTTATTTAGTCTTTTTTGGGGTAAACGCATCATAAATATCATATAGTTTAGTAACAATGCACACTATATTTCAATCTTGTTCTAATTGCATAAATGAAAACTAATCAAACTTATTATCTTCAGCTTATAAAGTTGAAACCCGAATCCACCTAATGTTTAAGGTACAAACAAAAACCAGCACGAAGCGGTTTAAGGTCGGTTTACAAGGTTTTGGAGTTTTCAATTTTAGAGTTTGTAAAGAGAAAAATCGATTTaggaattagtttttttttttttttggtcaaacaactTGTTTCATTCAAATAAAAGCTTACACTCCATCAATGGAGAAATTTTTTGCCATGGATCTCAATGTTTTCCAAACGAGGTACATAAACAAAGGTGATAGACTCAAATAAACGACTAAAGTGATAAATATCGAACATGATCCCAAACAGAGCAGGTCGCGATTCCTTAGCCTTCACCATGGAGATGAGAACCTGTGAATCAGACAGGACCGTAAGAGAACGAATGTTGGACGAGGCAGCCATCATAACTGCAGAACGGATCGCTATGGCCTCAGCCACGAGAGCAGATGTGATGAATCGGCGGGAGAAGTTGATGTTCTCTGGT
The window above is part of the Brassica napus cultivar Da-Ae chromosome C8, Da-Ae, whole genome shotgun sequence genome. Proteins encoded here:
- the LOC106423764 gene encoding uncharacterized protein LOC106423764 — protein: MNDHKKLLQGGMQEENRAKKPISASPTMSQLVTANSNADLTGPSEVVFNVCCLCVYCPLCILWCCIKLPCAIGWRAIQKAGRHLSGCSGCGRSLSMKIKATDYSSFSDIDSDEVKYKAHSLLKRIG